A portion of the uncultured Methanobrevibacter sp. genome contains these proteins:
- a CDS encoding PQQ-binding-like beta-propeller repeat protein, whose amino-acid sequence MSKYNKLAIGFIICMLCISPISGANIDWNTFQGNLNHTGYLNDNSDFVTNLWVFNMESPVVGSPAIYGDYMYVVSQEGILKAIDMENGTEDWSFSLKGDSNATPVVSNNTVFVGNNESFKAIDIDSQDILWKYNTSEEAIQGAAFVDNETVYVGCDNGNVYGFNVADGNKTFEADLGDDEIVSSPVVVNGSIYVGSTNGNVYCIDINNTNITWQYATGDAIYSSPTYADGKIIIGSDDDSVYALNETTGDLCWDYDLNNKVKSSACVDEYNNNVYIGSDEGNLTCLDLRDGTFKWSHATGAPVQSTPAMKEDLIAFGSNDGNGYVLNKYTGEEEFTYNPGTVLFNSEITSSPVINGNSLFFADHSGHVYSLNIDKNEVPTAEYLYYSLAILVVILVVIVVVVKTVKKHNKR is encoded by the coding sequence ATGTCTAAATATAACAAATTAGCAATTGGATTTATAATTTGCATGTTATGTATCAGTCCAATATCAGGTGCAAATATCGACTGGAACACATTTCAGGGTAATTTAAATCACACAGGATATTTAAATGATAATTCAGATTTTGTTACAAATTTATGGGTATTTAATATGGAATCTCCAGTTGTAGGTTCACCTGCAATTTATGGAGATTATATGTATGTTGTTTCACAAGAAGGAATTTTAAAAGCAATTGACATGGAAAATGGTACTGAAGACTGGTCATTTAGTTTAAAAGGAGATAGTAATGCAACACCAGTTGTAAGTAACAATACAGTATTTGTAGGAAATAATGAAAGTTTTAAAGCTATTGATATTGATTCACAAGATATTTTATGGAAATATAATACTTCTGAAGAAGCTATTCAAGGAGCAGCTTTTGTTGATAATGAAACTGTTTATGTTGGTTGTGATAATGGTAATGTTTATGGATTTAATGTAGCTGATGGTAATAAAACTTTTGAAGCAGATTTAGGTGATGATGAAATAGTCTCTTCTCCTGTTGTTGTTAACGGATCAATTTATGTTGGTTCAACTAATGGTAATGTTTACTGTATAGATATAAATAATACAAATATAACCTGGCAATATGCTACAGGAGATGCTATTTATTCTTCTCCAACATATGCTGATGGTAAAATTATAATTGGTTCTGATGATGATTCTGTATATGCATTAAATGAAACAACTGGAGATTTATGTTGGGATTATGATTTAAATAATAAAGTTAAATCGTCTGCATGTGTTGATGAATATAATAATAATGTTTACATAGGTTCTGATGAAGGTAATTTAACCTGTCTTGATTTAAGAGATGGAACTTTTAAATGGAGTCATGCTACAGGTGCTCCAGTTCAGTCAACTCCTGCTATGAAAGAAGATTTAATTGCATTCGGTTCTAATGATGGAAATGGTTATGTATTAAATAAATACACTGGTGAAGAAGAATTTACTTATAATCCAGGTACTGTTTTATTTAATTCAGAAATAACTTCCTCTCCTGTAATTAATGGAAACAGTTTATTCTTTGCAGATCATAGTGGACATGTTTATTCATTAAACATTGATAAAAATGAAGTTCCTACAGCAGAATATCTATATTATTCATTAGCTATTTTAGTTGTAATTTTAGTTGTAATTGTTGTTGTGGTTAAAACTGTTAAAAAACATAATAAAAGATAA
- a CDS encoding HAD family hydrolase, which yields MKKAIVFDNSGTLLERYRVIKDVSTGELFTDVNSLHLIDSMDSLALVVLQFNTNCLLNLDSNILISDVIKKYNIDFDVSFTSCETSVDEIAEILENENQATICDITDGFPILKQKIPRMELCNGSAVIIDIDKKKIAYTITSAGKLFSEVKDTVEILHSRGIEIYIASGDRKGAINKLAEILNVSKSHAFGTVSPKGKCKIVQDLKNKNYKVMMVGDGLNDILAFNNADVSVLTIEQEEEVSPKLINKTDYVIEKISEIIFIDF from the coding sequence ATGAAAAAAGCTATTGTGTTTGATAATTCAGGAACTTTACTTGAGCGTTATAGGGTTATTAAAGATGTTTCAACAGGTGAATTATTTACTGATGTTAATTCTCTTCATTTAATTGATTCTATGGATTCATTAGCTTTGGTTGTTCTTCAGTTTAATACAAATTGTCTTTTGAATTTAGATAGTAATATTTTAATTTCTGATGTGATTAAAAAGTACAATATTGATTTTGATGTTAGTTTTACAAGTTGTGAAACTAGTGTTGATGAAATTGCTGAAATTTTAGAAAATGAAAATCAGGCTACTATTTGTGATATTACTGATGGTTTTCCTATTTTAAAGCAGAAAATTCCTAGAATGGAACTGTGTAATGGTTCTGCAGTAATTATTGATATTGATAAAAAGAAAATAGCTTATACTATAACTTCTGCAGGGAAATTATTTTCTGAAGTTAAAGATACAGTTGAAATTTTACACTCAAGAGGTATTGAAATTTATATTGCATCTGGGGACAGGAAAGGTGCTATTAATAAGTTAGCTGAGATTTTAAATGTTAGTAAAAGTCATGCATTTGGGACTGTTTCTCCAAAAGGAAAATGTAAAATTGTTCAGGATTTAAAAAATAAAAATTATAAAGTCATGATGGTAGGGGATGGGCTTAATGATATTTTAGCATTTAATAATGCAGATGTGTCTGTTTTAACAATTGAGCAAGAGGAGGAAGTTTCTCCAAAATTAATCAATAAAACAGATTATGTTATTGAAAAAATTTCAGAAATTATTTTTATAGATTTCTAA
- a CDS encoding ABC transporter permease — protein MIELRKFAWMIKKELLSLKRHPPRLISIVAFPIIMILLFGYGMGGDMTDLPVVVVSQSHGDLTDVTLDTIKTTDQYKVIEVMDDVDDAKERVDSGEVKAAIILPENYDSNASQKAVTLYLDSSDQMASSTLESVTQGIFAKLSNMEAANAITASPSSQELENSNATINQTSLATDTQSANVTNSIGHSFDNFKDDIALHINKIYGNIKYIDFLVPAILGMTVMMSCMMGMGASIAGERETGELARLFMTPTSIATVVGGKIASKLVIELVRALILIIMAIVFFDVSIKGGIVQTFVVLFFGALCFVGFGIMLSARTNTQEDYTQIAMPFSMPMMFVSGVFYPVETMPWILQKIAYLFPLTYLNDAMRGIMIKGQSLGDVWLDLVILLGFTALFFIIGVKRFNRDI, from the coding sequence ATGATAGAGCTTAGAAAATTTGCCTGGATGATTAAAAAAGAACTTTTAAGTTTAAAAAGACACCCTCCAAGATTAATTTCTATTGTAGCATTTCCTATTATCATGATTTTGTTATTTGGTTATGGTATGGGAGGAGACATGACTGATCTACCAGTAGTGGTTGTTTCTCAAAGTCATGGTGATTTAACTGATGTAACATTAGATACTATTAAAACAACAGACCAGTATAAGGTAATAGAAGTTATGGATGATGTGGATGATGCAAAAGAGCGGGTTGATAGTGGAGAGGTAAAAGCAGCTATTATACTGCCTGAGAACTATGATAGTAATGCCTCTCAAAAAGCAGTTACACTGTATCTGGATTCATCTGATCAAATGGCTTCATCTACTTTAGAAAGTGTAACTCAAGGAATATTTGCTAAATTATCAAATATGGAAGCAGCTAATGCAATAACTGCTAGTCCTTCATCACAAGAGTTAGAAAACAGTAATGCCACTATTAATCAAACTTCCTTAGCTACTGACACTCAAAGTGCAAATGTTACAAATTCTATTGGTCATTCATTTGATAATTTTAAAGATGATATTGCACTTCATATTAACAAAATATATGGTAATATTAAATATATTGACTTTTTAGTACCTGCAATTTTAGGAATGACTGTTATGATGTCTTGTATGATGGGTATGGGAGCATCAATAGCAGGAGAACGTGAAACTGGAGAATTAGCTAGATTATTCATGACTCCAACATCAATCGCAACTGTAGTTGGAGGTAAAATTGCATCTAAACTTGTAATTGAATTAGTTAGAGCACTTATATTAATTATAATGGCTATTGTATTCTTTGATGTAAGTATTAAAGGTGGAATCGTACAGACATTTGTTGTTCTTTTCTTTGGAGCTTTATGTTTTGTTGGTTTTGGTATTATGTTATCTGCAAGAACAAATACTCAGGAAGACTATACTCAAATAGCTATGCCATTTTCAATGCCTATGATGTTTGTTTCTGGAGTATTTTATCCAGTTGAAACTATGCCTTGGATTTTACAGAAAATAGCTTATTTATTCCCATTAACCTATCTTAATGATGCAATGAGGGGAATAATGATTAAAGGTCAAAGTTTAGGGGATGTATGGTTGGATTTAGTTATTTTATTAGGATTCACAGCACTATTCTTTATAATTGGTGTTAAAAGATTTAATAGAGATATTTGA
- a CDS encoding PadR family transcriptional regulator, translating into MFKRKETVDHISNKILKHFSNGLTHVIILWIISNERIHGYGIMKKLDEFFESCSSNESSKTNSSKIYPILRRLEKHGIIKGEWGVSNNKRVKYYTLTCEGEILLNNFKNEFAYLLDSPLWLNFIEDMSNNGKNEVENNEECN; encoded by the coding sequence ATGTTTAAACGTAAAGAAACAGTTGATCATATTTCAAATAAGATTTTAAAACACTTTTCTAATGGTTTAACTCATGTTATTATATTATGGATTATTAGTAATGAAAGAATCCATGGTTATGGAATTATGAAGAAATTAGATGAATTTTTTGAATCTTGTAGTTCTAATGAATCTAGTAAAACAAATTCCAGTAAGATTTATCCTATTTTGAGGAGATTAGAAAAACATGGAATTATTAAGGGGGAATGGGGAGTTAGTAACAATAAACGTGTTAAATATTACACTCTTACTTGTGAAGGTGAAATATTACTTAATAACTTTAAAAATGAATTTGCTTACTTACTTGACAGCCCTCTTTGGTTAAATTTTATTGAAGACATGTCAAATAATGGAAAAAATGAGGTGGAAAACAATGAAGAATGCAATTGA
- the gatA gene encoding Asp-tRNA(Asn)/Glu-tRNA(Gln) amidotransferase subunit GatA: protein MNVIEKLNSIQNKEMTAKENVENFIKVIDEKNEELNIFLEVNKESALKQAEAIDEKIANGEEVGFLSGLVFAVKANINVEDYIISAASKTLDNYFGSYNASVIDNILAQDGIILGITNMDEFAAGSSTESSCFGPTQNPAAPGKIPGGSSGGSAAAIAADMCDIAIGSDTGGSIRNPASHCGVIGFKPTYGAVSRQGLLDLSMSLDQIGPLANDVSGIALTLNAISDYDETECTTLKGERPNFTSVLEDNSLEGMKIAVCKEFIDVTDDEINATVNKAIQKLVDAGAELVEVSFDHIDLCLPTYYLINYVEFFSATRKYDGRDYGYRIEEVCGEEVLRRIEIGSYISQKEYSGKFYKKALQARSLIRDEINAMLENVDLIVGPTVPKLPHNIGDELTPMEMYAYDVLTVIANLAGIPAASIKAGEVEGIPVGLQIQAKPLDDLKIIKAMSVFEKEN from the coding sequence ATGAATGTTATTGAAAAATTAAATTCCATTCAAAATAAAGAAATGACTGCTAAGGAGAATGTAGAAAACTTCATTAAAGTTATTGATGAAAAAAATGAAGAATTAAATATTTTCTTAGAAGTTAACAAAGAATCTGCTTTAAAACAAGCAGAAGCTATTGATGAAAAAATAGCTAATGGAGAAGAAGTCGGATTTTTATCTGGTTTAGTATTCGCTGTTAAAGCAAATATTAATGTTGAAGATTACATTATATCTGCAGCTTCAAAAACATTAGATAACTACTTCGGAAGTTACAATGCTAGTGTAATTGATAACATATTAGCTCAAGATGGAATCATTCTTGGTATTACAAACATGGACGAATTTGCAGCAGGAAGTTCAACTGAAAGTTCATGTTTCGGACCTACTCAAAACCCTGCAGCTCCTGGAAAAATCCCTGGAGGTTCCAGTGGAGGAAGTGCTGCTGCAATAGCTGCAGACATGTGTGACATTGCAATCGGTTCAGATACTGGAGGTTCAATTAGGAATCCTGCATCACATTGTGGAGTTATTGGATTTAAACCAACTTACGGTGCAGTGTCAAGACAAGGATTACTTGACTTATCAATGAGTTTAGATCAAATTGGACCATTAGCTAATGATGTTAGTGGAATTGCACTTACTTTAAATGCAATATCTGATTATGATGAAACAGAATGTACAACCTTAAAAGGTGAAAGACCAAACTTCACCAGCGTACTTGAAGATAACTCCCTTGAAGGAATGAAAATAGCAGTCTGTAAAGAATTTATTGATGTTACTGATGATGAAATCAACGCAACTGTAAATAAAGCTATTCAAAAATTAGTTGACGCTGGAGCAGAACTTGTTGAAGTAAGTTTTGACCATATTGATTTATGTCTCCCAACCTACTACCTAATTAACTATGTAGAATTCTTTTCAGCTACCAGAAAATACGATGGAAGAGACTACGGTTACAGAATAGAAGAAGTCTGTGGAGAAGAAGTATTAAGAAGAATTGAAATCGGTTCTTACATTTCACAAAAAGAATACAGTGGAAAATTCTATAAAAAAGCACTTCAAGCAAGATCACTTATTAGAGATGAAATCAATGCAATGTTAGAAAATGTTGATTTAATTGTAGGACCTACAGTTCCTAAACTTCCTCACAATATCGGTGATGAATTAACCCCTATGGAAATGTATGCATACGATGTATTAACTGTAATAGCTAACCTTGCAGGAATTCCAGCTGCAAGTATTAAAGCTGGAGAAGTAGAAGGCATTCCAGTTGGTTTACAAATCCAAGCAAAACCATTAGATGATTTAAAAATCATTAAAGCAATGAGTGTTTTCGAAAAAGAAAATTAA
- a CDS encoding ATP-binding cassette domain-containing protein, whose amino-acid sequence MKNAIETKDLTKVYKNFTAVNSLNLQIPEKSIFGLLGPNGAGKTTTIKMLTCLIQPTSGQAKVGGYDVEENPNEVRNLLGMVPQQVSLYKDLTVQENSELCADYYGVPVDEKHDRIEELMELVDIKYARNKRVGQLSGGQKQKASLVASLVHRPKILFLDEPTIGLDPTTKRTLWDLIRELNDEGNTIILCSHDMYEVDMLCDNVGIINTGNLVAYDTPQGLKDSLLKEEKEEHELKIKNTLSDISSENEINRSTKEDIETLNLKKMSFLLKDTNDSIISAIQANPKVHGVEIAKNGRFNLRIDNFDDNAVNDVLKDIISAGGVVKSIYTQEPSLEDVFIKATAEVNEDDRA is encoded by the coding sequence ATGAAGAATGCAATTGAAACTAAAGATCTTACAAAGGTCTATAAAAATTTCACTGCTGTTAATTCTTTAAATTTACAGATTCCTGAAAAAAGTATTTTTGGATTACTTGGACCAAATGGGGCAGGTAAAACTACAACAATTAAAATGCTTACATGTTTGATTCAACCTACTTCTGGTCAGGCTAAGGTTGGAGGATATGATGTTGAGGAAAATCCAAATGAAGTGAGGAATTTATTAGGTATGGTTCCTCAACAGGTTAGTTTATATAAAGACTTAACAGTTCAGGAAAATTCAGAATTATGTGCTGATTATTATGGTGTTCCAGTTGATGAAAAACATGACCGTATTGAAGAATTAATGGAATTAGTAGATATTAAGTATGCTAGAAATAAAAGAGTAGGTCAATTATCTGGTGGACAAAAACAAAAAGCTTCTCTTGTAGCTAGTTTAGTACATAGACCTAAAATATTATTTTTAGATGAACCAACAATCGGTCTTGACCCAACTACTAAAAGAACATTATGGGATTTAATTCGTGAATTAAATGATGAAGGAAATACTATTATTTTATGTTCTCATGACATGTATGAAGTAGATATGCTTTGTGATAATGTCGGAATTATAAATACTGGTAATTTAGTAGCTTATGATACTCCACAAGGTCTTAAAGATTCTCTTTTAAAAGAAGAAAAAGAAGAACATGAACTTAAAATAAAAAATACTTTAAGTGATATTTCAAGTGAAAATGAAATAAACAGGTCAACTAAAGAGGACATTGAAACTTTAAACTTAAAGAAAATGTCATTTTTACTTAAAGATACTAATGACTCAATTATTTCAGCTATTCAAGCTAACCCAAAAGTACATGGTGTTGAAATAGCTAAAAATGGTCGTTTTAATTTAAGAATTGATAATTTTGATGATAATGCTGTTAATGATGTTCTAAAAGATATTATTTCAGCAGGTGGAGTTGTTAAATCTATATATACTCAAGAACCATCTTTAGAAGATGTATTTATTAAAGCTACAGCAGAGGTGAATGAAGATGATAGAGCTTAG
- a CDS encoding 2-isopropylmalate synthase, protein MYGKNIETLKKENMNLADKIHIFDTTLRDGEQAPGVALTVDEKIQIAQKLDKLGVDKIEAGFPVSSNGERKAAKELNELGLNATVLGLARSVQKDIDAVLDSGLDYIHTFIGTSPLHRDYKLKMSKEKIIETAVESVEYAKDHGLTVEFSAEDATRTEREYLFDVYDAVVDAGADFLNVPDTVGVLIPVITKELVTSLKERYTTPISVHFHNDFGLATANTLTAIECGANQAHVTVNGMGERTGNAPLEELIVALHAAYNIDLDIDTTQLYSLSEFVGRITGIKMPVNKPIVGANAFAHESGIHVHGVLNNALTYEPISPELVGHSRRIVLGKHTGANALKAKLEKYNIDLTEQQFQSVFNQIKALGDKGKTVTDDDLRAIAITEISSAKETPIKLEGLGILSGAIVSPTATVKLNINGELKETSCTGVGPVDAAINAIRELIQDTMDIELEEYNLEAITGGTNALAEVFVISSDGEGNKSTGRATNDDVIMASILAVLDSINKILLMEKN, encoded by the coding sequence ATGTATGGTAAAAACATCGAGACATTAAAAAAAGAAAATATGAATTTAGCTGATAAAATTCATATTTTTGATACAACTCTTAGAGACGGTGAACAAGCTCCTGGAGTTGCACTAACAGTTGACGAAAAAATTCAGATTGCACAAAAGCTTGATAAACTTGGTGTAGATAAAATTGAAGCAGGTTTTCCAGTATCCTCAAATGGTGAAAGAAAAGCTGCAAAAGAACTTAATGAATTAGGTTTGAATGCTACAGTTTTAGGTTTAGCTCGCAGTGTACAAAAAGATATTGATGCTGTACTTGATTCCGGATTGGACTACATACATACTTTTATTGGCACTTCTCCATTGCATAGAGATTATAAACTTAAAATGTCTAAAGAAAAAATCATCGAAACAGCTGTTGAATCTGTTGAATATGCAAAAGACCATGGTTTGACTGTTGAGTTTTCTGCAGAAGATGCAACAAGAACTGAACGTGAATATTTATTTGATGTTTATGATGCTGTTGTAGATGCTGGTGCAGACTTTTTAAATGTTCCGGATACTGTTGGAGTATTAATTCCTGTTATAACTAAAGAATTAGTTACCTCTCTTAAAGAAAGGTACACTACTCCGATTAGTGTTCATTTCCATAATGATTTTGGTTTAGCTACTGCAAATACATTAACTGCTATTGAATGTGGAGCAAATCAAGCTCATGTAACTGTTAATGGTATGGGGGAAAGGACTGGTAATGCTCCTCTTGAGGAGCTTATTGTAGCTTTACATGCAGCTTACAATATTGACTTGGATATTGATACAACACAATTATACAGTTTATCTGAATTTGTAGGTCGTATTACTGGTATTAAAATGCCTGTTAATAAACCGATTGTTGGAGCTAATGCATTTGCACATGAATCTGGTATTCATGTTCATGGTGTGTTAAATAATGCATTAACCTATGAACCAATTTCTCCAGAACTTGTTGGTCATTCAAGAAGAATTGTTTTAGGAAAACATACTGGAGCTAATGCTTTAAAAGCTAAATTAGAAAAATATAATATTGATTTAACTGAACAACAATTCCAAAGCGTATTTAATCAAATTAAAGCATTAGGAGATAAAGGTAAAACAGTAACTGATGATGATTTAAGAGCTATTGCTATAACTGAAATAAGTTCAGCTAAAGAAACTCCTATTAAACTTGAAGGTTTAGGAATATTATCTGGAGCAATTGTATCTCCAACAGCTACTGTTAAGTTAAATATTAATGGCGAATTAAAAGAAACATCCTGTACTGGTGTAGGTCCAGTTGATGCAGCTATTAATGCAATAAGGGAATTAATTCAAGATACAATGGATATTGAACTTGAAGAATATAATCTTGAAGCTATTACTGGTGGAACTAATGCATTAGCTGAAGTATTTGTTATTTCTTCTGATGGTGAAGGTAATAAATCAACTGGTAGAGCAACTAATGATGATGTTATAATGGCTAGTATATTAGCGGTGTTAGACTCTATTAACAAAATATTATTGATGGAAAAAAATTAG
- a CDS encoding PHP domain-containing protein → MYKLDSHIHCQYSPDSSTKIDDIIKKSIKDHIDIIAISDHNTVEGSKIAIEKTKNIENLLVIPSIEISSSKGHILGFGCEEIVPRDLEPEETIDKIHEQGGLAIIPHPYCFYRHGLFCKSNPYELNFDAIESKNARFIVGWCNSKAKKLAIKNNMPQLGASDSHYIDFLGDCYSLIDCELNIDSVLKSIKKGQVEAHGKGTSNIKLSKYLFDKHVRKLY, encoded by the coding sequence TTAGATTCTCATATACACTGTCAGTATTCTCCAGATTCTTCTACAAAAATAGATGATATAATAAAAAAATCTATTAAAGACCATATTGACATCATAGCTATTAGTGATCATAACACAGTAGAAGGATCTAAAATTGCAATTGAAAAAACAAAAAATATTGAGAATCTTCTTGTAATTCCATCTATTGAAATTTCATCTTCAAAAGGCCATATTCTGGGGTTTGGCTGTGAAGAGATTGTTCCAAGAGATTTAGAACCTGAAGAAACAATTGATAAGATTCATGAACAAGGAGGATTAGCTATTATTCCTCATCCTTACTGTTTTTATAGACATGGATTATTTTGTAAAAGTAATCCTTACGAATTAAATTTTGATGCAATAGAAAGTAAAAATGCTCGTTTTATTGTTGGATGGTGTAACTCTAAAGCAAAAAAACTAGCTATTAAAAATAACATGCCTCAGTTAGGAGCAAGTGACTCTCATTATATTGATTTTTTAGGTGATTGTTATAGTTTAATTGATTGTGAATTAAATATTGATAGTGTTTTAAAATCTATCAAAAAAGGTCAAGTAGAAGCTCATGGAAAAGGAACTTCAAATATAAAATTATCAAAATATCTATTTGACAAACATGTTCGTAAATTATATTAA
- the albA gene encoding DNA-binding protein Alba: MDESIIFIGSKPVMNYVLAVVTQFNGGADKISLKARGKAISRAVDTAEIVRNGFIPNTDVEDISIATEQIDTYNGEKTNVSTIAIKLVKKE; this comes from the coding sequence ATGGATGAAAGTATTATCTTTATTGGCAGTAAACCAGTAATGAACTATGTTTTAGCAGTAGTAACACAATTCAATGGTGGAGCAGACAAAATATCTCTTAAAGCAAGAGGTAAAGCTATTAGTCGTGCTGTAGACACTGCAGAAATTGTTAGGAATGGATTTATTCCAAACACTGATGTTGAGGATATTAGTATTGCTACAGAACAAATAGACACTTACAACGGCGAAAAAACAAACGTTTCCACTATAGCAATAAAATTAGTAAAAAAAGAGTAA